Proteins from one Calditrichota bacterium genomic window:
- a CDS encoding type II toxin-antitoxin system RelE/ParE family toxin, whose protein sequence is MIRIKKILLLEEVENDLKNGKIFYDKQEKGIGEYFWDSLIADIQSLKVYAGIHRKKYGLYLMFAKRFPYTIYYYIKNNIAYVTAVLPMRRDPMWIKKRLGQ, encoded by the coding sequence ATGATTCGAATTAAAAAGATTTTATTACTAGAAGAGGTTGAAAACGATCTGAAAAATGGAAAAATTTTTTATGATAAGCAAGAAAAAGGGATTGGTGAATATTTTTGGGATAGCTTGATTGCAGATATTCAATCACTCAAAGTTTATGCAGGCATACATAGAAAAAAATACGGGTTATATCTTATGTTTGCCAAACGTTTTCCATACACAATTTATTATTACATAAAAAATAATATTGCCTATGTTACTGCCGTTTTACCAATGCGCAGAGACCCTATGTGGATAAAAAAAAGGTTAGGGCAATAA
- a CDS encoding glycosyltransferase, translating to MNLKELTVIIPTKNEEKNIISFLDSLPKHLKLLVVDSSTDRTRELIQIQRPQNTEVFFEECNIPRARQIGADNASTEWLLYSDCDMIFDKMYFENLEKMEIREKLGEIMGGKHSLKKYKWYYRFYSFNMMFFSWFTIPVGSGSNMILRKKALQQIGGFDFSLSHSEDSDILWRIRKAGWKIKFNRNLKVYETDHRRLDAGMFKKFWHGGLRAFFLITGINKKSVQSSDWGYWDK from the coding sequence ATGAACCTAAAAGAACTCACAGTAATTATTCCCACAAAAAATGAAGAGAAAAACATTATTTCTTTTCTGGATAGTTTACCAAAACATTTAAAACTTTTAGTTGTTGATTCTAGCACTGACCGAACCCGCGAACTAATCCAAATACAAAGACCGCAGAATACTGAAGTATTTTTTGAAGAATGTAATATACCCAGGGCCCGGCAAATTGGTGCAGACAATGCGTCGACAGAATGGCTTTTGTATAGTGATTGCGATATGATTTTTGACAAGATGTATTTTGAAAATCTGGAAAAAATGGAAATCCGAGAAAAACTCGGTGAGATAATGGGAGGAAAACACAGCCTTAAAAAGTATAAATGGTACTATCGATTTTACTCATTTAATATGATGTTCTTTTCCTGGTTTACAATCCCGGTTGGAAGCGGCTCAAATATGATTTTGAGAAAAAAAGCTTTGCAGCAAATTGGCGGATTCGATTTTTCTCTTTCTCACAGTGAGGATAGTGATATCCTTTGGCGCATCCGTAAAGCTGGCTGGAAGATTAAATTTAATCGCAACCTAAAAGTCTATGAAACCGATCATCGCCGCCTGGATGCAGGTATGTTTAAAAAATTCTGGCACGGTGGGTTACGAGCTTTTTTCCTTATTACGGGGATAAACAAAAAAAGCGTACAAAGTTCTGATTGGGGATACTGGGATAAATAA
- a CDS encoding addiction module protein has protein sequence MSLTERFQIMELLWESFMSEQSQIEPPDWHGDLIKERMEKIENKTASFIPLEKLKTQP, from the coding sequence ATGAGTCTAACAGAACGTTTTCAAATAATGGAACTTCTTTGGGAGTCATTCATGAGCGAGCAGTCTCAAATTGAACCACCGGATTGGCACGGAGATTTAATCAAAGAAAGAATGGAAAAGATAGAAAATAAAACGGCCAGTTTTATACCTTTGGAAAAATTAAAAACACAGCCATAA